In Pochonia chlamydosporia 170 chromosome 3, whole genome shotgun sequence, the following are encoded in one genomic region:
- a CDS encoding amidase family protein (similar to Cordyceps militaris CM01 XP_006674572.1) — translation MSLTKHDTRLDLLVATAADIQALLQAGSLTSADLVRLYLEHIDKNDGYLRAVTSTPPREWLFREARRLDTERATGTTRGPLHGIPILIKDIVDTEPALNMSSTWGSLALAGTHPQRNARIVDLLIEAGAIILGKTSLSVSRNFAADNAKARLELSYCRNGDGSGDMRGTNLPSGWCAVSGQGQSPYVDGGFKSTDSPSGHSNPAGSSSGSAIAVAAGFAPVSIGAESTGSLMMPACRTALYSIKPTIGIVPGDGCLAISLHHDTLGPMAKSARDIADLLDVIVDKDKTQIPKGGNIRVGVIDPTDWMLGLPFVKPVQEVNSQMMAGWKEAYKLLEAHAARFKRINLISVDEATANASKSILDLAKRDFKVLLKEYLRGIPDSPIHDLSNIIQFNRDHADKELPPNANNQDNFLEVESFEITDEEYQSILDFGRRKSRDEGIDKTLRENDIDIIVGPSDCSLFLLASLAAYPIAAVPYSNVDFEGNNRPYGLFALASAHKDALLVEFMSAWERVAPPRQPPRKRHFA, via the exons ATGAGCTTGACGAAGCACGATACGAGACTGGATCTTCTCGTTGCCACCGCGGCGGATATCCAAGCCCTTCTTCAAGCCGGATCTCTAACCAGTGCCGATCTAGTCCGTTTGTATCTCGAACACATCGATAAGAACGATGGCTATCTGCGCGCAGTCACTTCTACACCGCCACGAGAATGGCTGTTTCGAGAGGCTCGCAGACTTGATACCGAAAGGGCAACTGGAACCACGAGAGGTCCTTTACACGGCATACCCATACTGATCAAG GATATAGTTGACACAGAACCCGCTCTCAACATGAGCTCCACCTGGGGTTCGTTGGCCCTCGCTGGGACACACCCGCAGAGGAATGCTAGAATAGTAGATCTG TTGATTGAGGCGGGTGCCATCATCTTGGGCAAGACGAGTCTTTCTGTGAGTCGTAACTTTGCTGCTGACAACGCGAAAGCAAGACTTGAGCTAAGTTACTGTAGGAATGGGGATGGTTCCG GGGACATGAGAGGGACAAATCTCCCATCCGGTTGGTGTGCCGTTAGTGGCCAAGGCCAGAGTCCATATGTGGATGGGGGATTCAAGAGTACAGACTCTCCTTCAGGCCACAGC AATCCAGCCGGATCGTCGTCCGGATCAGCCATTGCAGTTGCAGCGGGCTTCGCACCCGTTTCAATTGGAGCGGAAAGCACAGGTTCACTTATGATGCCTGCATGTCGAACAGCGCTTTACAGTATCAAGCCAACCATCGGTATTGTCCCTGGCGATGGCTGTCTTGCGATATCACTTCATCATGATACCCTGGGCCCAATGGCCAAAAGTGCTCGAGATATTGCAGACTTACTAGATGTCATAGTCGACAAGGATAAAACACAGATACCTAAAGGAG GCAATATTCGCGTTGGTGTCATTGATCCCACGGACTGGATGCTTGGTCTGCCGTTTGTTAAGCCGGTTCAGGAGGTCAACAGCCAAATG ATGGCCGGCTGGAAGGAAGCCTACAAGCTCCTAGAGGCGCACGCAGCTCGATTCAAGCGCATTAACTTGATTTCTGTCGATGAGGCCACTGCTAACGCCAGTAAAAGCATTCTTGACTTGGCAA AACGCGACTTTAAAGTTCTCTTGAAAGAGTATCTTCGTGGAATCCCGGACTCGCCTATTCATGACCTGAGCAACATCATTCAGTTCAATCGTGATCACGCAGATAAGGAACTTCCACCAA ATGCGAATAACCAAGATAACTTCCTAGAAGTCGAATCCTTTGAAATCACCGACGAAGAATATCAGAGTATTCTCGACTTCGGTCGAAGAAAGAGCAGGGATGAGGGTATTGACAAAACTTTGAGAGAGAATGATATCGACATTATCGTCGGCCCTTCAGACTGTTCCTTGTTCTTACTGGCGTCTCTTGCTG CTTACCCCATCGCCGCCGTTCCTTACAGtaatgttgactttgaaggaAATAACCGGCCTTATGGTCTGTTTGCGCTGGCATCAGCGCACAAAGATGCCTTGCTCGTGGAGTTTATGAGCGCTTGGGAGCGGGTTGCTCCCCCGAGGCAGCCGCCACGAAAGAGACACTTTGCATGA